A genomic window from Solanum stenotomum isolate F172 chromosome 10, ASM1918654v1, whole genome shotgun sequence includes:
- the LOC125843335 gene encoding casein kinase 1-like protein 3: MERIIGEKYKLGRKIGSGSFGVIYLATHIETFEIVAVKIENRQTRHPQLLYEAKLYTILQGGSGIPNIKWRGVDGNDSVLIIDLLGPSLEDLVVHCGRKFSLKTVLMLADQMITRIEYLHSKGFLHRDIKPDNFLMGLGRKANQVYVIDFGLAKRYRDPTTSRHIPYRENKNLTGTARYASCNTHLGIEQSRRDDLESLGYVLLYFLRGSLPWQGLKADTKKQKYDKIREKKVSTTIEVLCKSLPVEFASYLHYCHSLTFDQRPDYGFLKRLFRDLFTREGYKMDYVFDWTILKYQQTQRSKSQLELPSLHPLSVTTGTGALPKALNKQGGNIATHLAEASKQKVSSNFVRGDVSATNLKSDYRTGKNVTFNTSGPSTSLADAFKRSFPKREDSIEVGNVGHAHSGKTGASSSKLHFLSRISSK; this comes from the exons GAAAATAGGCAGACAAGACACCCTCAGTTGCTTTATGAGGCAAAGCTGTACACTATACTTCAGGGAGGAA GTGGTATTCCTAATATAAAATGGCGTGGGGTTGATGGGAATGACAGTGTCCTCATTATTGACTTGCTTGGTCCCAGTCTTGAAGACCTCGTTGTACACTGTGGGAGGAAATTCTCGCTGAAAACTGTCCTAATGTTGGCTGATCAGATG ATTACAAGAATAGAGTATTTGCATTCAAAAGGATTTCTACATAGAGACATAAAACCAGATAACTTTCTCATGGGTCTTGGCAGGAAGGCAAACCAG GTCTACGTTATTGATTTTGGACTTGCAAAAAGATATCGTGACCCCACCACAAGCCGTCATATTCCTTACAG AGAGAACAAGAACTTGACAGGGACAGCAAGGTATGCCAGTTGCAATACACATTTGGGAATAG AGCAAAGCCGGAGGGATGATCTGGAATCTCTTGGCTATgttcttttatatttcttgaGAGGCAG CCTTCCATGGCAGGGTCTAAAAGCTGATACAAAGAAGCAAAAATATGACAAGATCCGTGAGAAAAAAGTATCAACAACAATTGAG GTTTTATGCAAATCTCTTCCAGTGGAGTTTGCTTCATACTTGCATTATTGTCACTCTTTAACATTTGACCAGCGCCCTGATTACGGATTCCTGAAACGCTTGTTTCGTGACTTATTTACACGTGAAG GGTATAAAATGGATTATGTGTTTGATTGGACCATCTTGAAATATCAGCAGACGCAGAGGTCAAAGTCCCAGCTAGAACTACCT AGTCTGCATCCACTTTCTGTAACGACAGGTACTGGAGCATTGCCAAAAGCTTTAAATAAGCAAG GAGGTAATATTGCCACACACTTAGCTGAAGCTTCAAAACAGAAGGTATCAAGTAATTTTGTACGTGGTGATGTATCAGCTACCAATCTGAAATCTGATTATCGTACTGGAAAAAAT GTAACATTCAATACTTCTGGTCCTTCTACGTCGTTGGCTGATGCCTTCAAGAGAAGCTTCCCGAAACGCGAAGATTCAATTGAAGTTGGAAATGTAGGTCATGCACATAGTGGAAAAACTGGTGCTTCAAGCAGTAAGCTGCATTTCTTAAGCAGGATTTCTTCCAAGTGA